The sequence below is a genomic window from Aspergillus nidulans FGSC A4 chromosome V.
GCCATGCTATGCCGCGAACCTtcgagaagagaaaggataATAAAACACAGGGTCAACCCCAACCCATTCCATCAGCAAAGCATCAAATCACCGATCTTTGTAGACCTTCGGCTTCCACCCTTCTTTCAACTCTTTCTCATGTGCCGCTTTCCTCTCTGCCTCCCTAACCTCTGCCTCTATCCGCTCGCGCGCCCTGAGAATTTTGCTCTGCAGGTAGAAACTGCCTCCCTTCTGTGGATCGTTCAAGTCAAAAAGTTTCTTGAACCGCTCCATCACTTGTTCCAGATTTGTTTCGCCGGCTTGTGGGGGCTTAACGTTCAGGATCTTGCATGCCTCATCGAGTGTGATGCCGGAGGAGGACGAACCACCGGCAGATTTTCCGGTCTTCTGTTGATATTTCGAGGCCGCAGAGGCTTGCTTGTATGCTTCGGCGAAGGCGCGACCGAAGACACGGGCGCCGGTCACGACGACTTGGGTTACGATGCGGTGGGCCTGATGAGTTTAGTATTAGACCTTGCGCGGATAAGGTGATGCGGACGGTGATGCGGATGGAGGGACAGCAGAGGGAATGGACAGAACTGGAGTTGTTGCGGAAGAGAGTGGTGAGGTTGACGTACCATTTTAGAGAATGAGAGACTTGACCCAGCTAAGGATGATGTTTTAGGAAGATTGCGAGGTTTGATGGTCTGCAGTGAAAGGCGATAGACAGACGGAGTCTGGAGCAAGAACCAAAGGGAAAAATTCGGAGCGTGAGCGGCTTCGGTCGGTTCTGCCAAGACCGAGACCGAAGTACGAATAACATACATAAGAGCAGTCCAAAGGGTGTGTTTATACGTCTTGTCGTACTTATTATGGCTGTTTATAATGTGAATCTTGACCACAGTGGCGGTTACTTCTCGTCTATCTCAAATCTTACACAACCTCCCATGATCTAGAACATGGTATACTTAGGTCCAACTCGGCAGATACATCCCAGATCACATGTCCAAAGATTCAGCTGCACCGCGGATCAACTATCgcgatcttctttcccccgcAGTCCAGCTCTGCGTTCATCGTGTGCTCGTCCGGGGCTTTTCTTGCGAGTActtctcctttccctctc
It includes:
- a CDS encoding import motor complex subunit PAM16 (transcript_id=CADANIAT00003372); protein product: MAHRIVTQVVVTGARVFGRAFAEAYKQASAASKYQQKTGKSAGGSSSSGITLDEACKILNVKPPQAGETNLEQVMERFKKLFDLNDPQKGGSFYLQSKILRARERIEAEVREAERKAAHEKELKEGWKPKVYKDR